In Fibrobacter sp. UWR2, the following are encoded in one genomic region:
- a CDS encoding MATE family efflux transporter has protein sequence MPRKKGGIRDVLVVALPMLLSMSFDTFMTFIDRLFLSKLGPAEMNAALGAGAVQLALTMFFTGAISYTTAMVAQRLGAKKRWDCSRVFMQAVYLSLVCVPLLYLTIPVGHFAFGLEHLPADQLEYQKTYFNILMFGGAITLVRNAAPCFFSGIGETKVVMQAAFVGMIVNVVCNFVLIFGMGPIPALGVAGAAYGTLIGNAVSTIILFAKFFGNSCHRRFRTRYAFAFSWPLCRELLRKGIPSGVEMFLNMSAFQLLILMFHALGPAAATASSVMFNWDMVAYVPLMGLEVASTSLVGRYVGAKDGAAANRSTYSGLRLGWGYSLIIGVLFIFLPGVLTDVFQPDAAGASAEALAIFAEARPMGMFMLRFAALYIFVEVLLVIYAGALRGAGDTFWVMVASALMNWFVALALYVSAYVFDLPAHHAWIAVVAVYSTAPLIFWWRWKSGKWRKHVLEVAS, from the coding sequence GTGCCTAGAAAAAAAGGCGGTATTCGGGATGTGCTCGTAGTTGCACTCCCGATGCTTTTATCGATGTCTTTCGATACGTTCATGACGTTTATCGACCGACTCTTCCTTTCTAAACTTGGACCTGCCGAAATGAATGCGGCACTGGGTGCGGGTGCCGTGCAACTTGCGCTTACGATGTTCTTTACGGGGGCTATCAGTTACACGACGGCAATGGTGGCGCAACGCCTGGGGGCGAAAAAGCGCTGGGATTGTTCGCGCGTATTTATGCAGGCGGTTTACCTCTCGCTGGTATGTGTGCCGCTTTTGTACCTGACGATTCCGGTGGGGCATTTCGCTTTCGGGCTGGAGCATTTGCCGGCAGACCAGCTGGAATACCAGAAGACTTATTTTAACATCTTGATGTTCGGTGGCGCAATTACGCTGGTGCGCAATGCGGCGCCGTGTTTCTTTAGCGGGATTGGCGAGACGAAGGTCGTGATGCAGGCGGCGTTCGTCGGCATGATTGTGAACGTCGTCTGTAATTTTGTGCTGATTTTCGGTATGGGCCCGATACCGGCGCTTGGTGTAGCGGGTGCGGCCTACGGAACGCTTATCGGGAATGCGGTATCGACCATTATCTTGTTTGCAAAGTTCTTCGGAAATTCGTGCCACAGGCGGTTCCGCACGCGCTACGCATTTGCCTTCAGTTGGCCGCTCTGCCGTGAACTGCTGCGGAAGGGCATTCCTTCGGGCGTTGAGATGTTCTTGAACATGTCGGCGTTCCAGTTGCTTATCCTGATGTTCCATGCGCTCGGGCCTGCGGCGGCGACGGCCTCTTCGGTGATGTTCAACTGGGACATGGTGGCGTACGTGCCATTGATGGGGCTCGAAGTCGCGTCTACTAGCCTCGTGGGGCGTTACGTGGGCGCGAAGGACGGCGCGGCCGCTAACAGGTCTACTTATTCGGGGCTCCGCCTAGGATGGGGCTATTCGTTAATTATCGGCGTGCTGTTTATCTTTTTGCCGGGAGTGCTTACGGACGTGTTCCAGCCCGATGCTGCAGGTGCTTCGGCAGAAGCGCTCGCAATTTTTGCGGAGGCCCGCCCGATGGGCATGTTCATGTTGCGCTTTGCTGCACTCTACATCTTTGTGGAGGTTCTCCTTGTAATATATGCGGGTGCGTTGCGCGGTGCGGGCGATACGTTCTGGGTAATGGTCGCAAGCGCCTTGATGAACTGGTTTGTCGCCCTTGCGCTCTATGTTTCTGCCTACGTATTCGATTTGCCTGCACACCATGCATGGATTGCGGTTGTTGCCGTTTATAGCACGGCGCCGCTTATTTTCTGGTGGCGCTGGAAAAGCGGCAAATGGCGTAAGCACGTACTCGAAGTCGCATCGTAG